TGATTTATATATGGAAAATTCACTTTCAATGTTTATATAAATCTGCCCATCAATTCGATTTGAATTTTTTTCGTTATCCGAAAGAAGGAGTTTCATGCCATAAAAATTAATCCCCTTTATCTTTGCACCGATACATAGAAAGGACAAAGCATTCTGACCAGCGATTCTGTCTTCCTTATCCAAGTAGTAACCCCCTTTGCTTTATTTGTTTAAAGAATACACCTGTTTTATATACGGTCACATTTGATAAACCCGCCTTCTTTGCAACCACATTCGTTTTATGGATTAGGATTTCTTGTTTCTTTGTAGGATAGATGCGAAATTTATAGGCTTTATTGACTAACATTTCCCCACCTCGCTTAGTTTCATTTTACAACAAAAAGGAAATGATTACAAACGTTTGTTCGAGTGTGCAGATGCATTCATCCCCCACTTAACTTTCACTCGTTTCACATTGTTTCACTTTGAAGTTGGGGATCATCTGCTAGGAACAGATAAATATCATAGGTAATATACTCTTCTATAACCTACATAAATCTTTTAGAACAACTAAACTACGTAACTATTATCTTGTTTTATTTATTTTATATATTGTTGTATTCTGTTTTTCAATTATGTTATTATTAGTACTTGCTTCAATATAAGTTATCATATTTTTACCACGACACATCAAACAGCTCAACATTGAGGAATGAAGAGTTGTTTTTTGATGTTTATTCTTAATTTGATTCTGCTTCACGTATATTATTCTTTCCTTAGTCCTCTGCCAGGTATGGCAATTAAAAACTATGCCATACCTGTTTTATCGCCTAGGTAGGCGTTTTTTAGATGTAATTTAATTCTTTTAGAGAATAAAAGATACCATCACCAATAATGATATGATCAAAAAAATTAATTCCAATCAGTTCTCCTGTATCTTTTAATCTTTTTGTTATTTCGATATCTTCAGGACTCGGTGTTGGATCACCAGAAGGATGATTATGAAAACAAATAATAGAAGCCGCTGACCTCTTAATTGCTTCAATAAATACTTCCCTAGGATGAACAAAAGCACTATTAAGACTACCCGAAGAAATTATTT
The Chengkuizengella sediminis DNA segment above includes these coding regions:
- a CDS encoding JAB domain-containing protein; the encoded protein is MNVKNKVISKKIISSGSLNSAFVHPREVFIEAIKRSAASIICFHNHPSGDPTPSPEDIEITKRLKDTGELIGINFFDHIIIGDGIFYSLKELNYI